In Agromyces sp. G08B096, a genomic segment contains:
- the purL gene encoding phosphoribosylformylglycinamidine synthase subunit PurL, with protein MEVAATTPEKEQPYAALGLKPDEYERIRNILGRRPTSAELAMYSVMWSEHCSYKSSKIYLRQFGKKVTPEMKQHLMVGMGENAGVLDIGEGWAVTFKIESHNHPSYIEPFQGAATGVGGIVRDIISMGARPVAVMDALRFGAIDHPDTARVVHGVVSGISFYGNCLGLPNIGGETWFDPTYQANPLVNALAVGVMRHEDLHLANAKGAGNKVVLFGARTGGDGIGGASILASDTFAEGGPTKRPAVQVGDPFAEKVLIECCLELFAGDLVEGIQDLGAAGISCATSELASNGDGGMSIVLDEVLLRDPTLTPEEILMSESQERMMAIVRPEKLEGFLEVVKKWDVETSVLGEVTDTGRLSITWRGQEIVNVDPRTVAVDGPVYERPVAYPTWIDALQADTAARLERPATPEEIREQFLKLVGSANQADAAWVTSQYDSYVLGNTALGAPDDAGMIRVDEESGLGVSVATDANGRYSQLDPRQGAKLALAEAYRNVAVTGAVPMGVSDCLNFGSPENPEVMWQFSETIEGLSDGCLELGIPVTGGNVSFYNQTGDVPIHPTPVIAVLGVIDDVARRVPSGWQDDGHNIYLLGDTRAELDGSAWAGVVHGHLGGRPPAVDLAAEQRLAELLRAASLEGLIDSAHDLSDGGLAIALAEAVSRFGIGARVFLGEVVEDAGIDLATALFSESAGRVIVTVPREDDVKFQGLCEGRGYPVRRIGVTDAASGALEVQDAFTVTIDELRTVNRAPLANAFGPVVGY; from the coding sequence GTGGAGGTCGCGGCGACCACGCCCGAGAAGGAGCAGCCGTACGCGGCGCTCGGGCTGAAGCCCGACGAGTACGAGCGGATCCGCAACATCCTCGGCCGCCGTCCGACGAGCGCCGAGCTCGCGATGTATTCGGTCATGTGGAGCGAGCACTGCTCCTACAAGTCGAGCAAGATCTACCTGCGCCAGTTCGGCAAGAAGGTCACGCCCGAGATGAAGCAGCACCTGATGGTGGGCATGGGCGAGAACGCCGGCGTGCTCGACATCGGCGAGGGCTGGGCCGTCACCTTCAAGATCGAGTCGCACAACCACCCGAGCTACATCGAGCCGTTCCAGGGCGCCGCGACCGGCGTCGGCGGCATCGTGCGCGACATCATCTCGATGGGCGCCCGCCCCGTCGCCGTCATGGACGCGCTGCGCTTCGGCGCGATCGATCACCCCGACACGGCGCGCGTCGTGCACGGCGTGGTCTCGGGCATCAGCTTCTACGGCAACTGCCTCGGCCTGCCGAACATCGGCGGCGAGACCTGGTTCGACCCGACCTACCAGGCCAACCCACTCGTGAACGCGCTCGCCGTCGGCGTCATGCGCCACGAGGACCTGCACCTCGCCAACGCGAAGGGCGCCGGCAACAAGGTCGTGCTCTTCGGCGCCCGCACGGGCGGCGACGGCATCGGCGGGGCATCCATCCTCGCCTCCGACACGTTCGCCGAGGGCGGCCCGACCAAGCGCCCCGCCGTGCAGGTCGGCGACCCCTTCGCCGAGAAGGTGCTCATCGAGTGCTGCCTCGAACTGTTCGCGGGCGACCTGGTCGAGGGCATCCAAGACCTCGGCGCGGCCGGCATCTCGTGCGCGACGAGCGAGCTCGCGTCCAACGGCGACGGCGGCATGTCGATCGTGCTCGACGAGGTGCTGCTGCGCGACCCCACGCTCACGCCTGAAGAGATCCTGATGAGCGAGAGCCAGGAGCGCATGATGGCGATCGTGCGGCCCGAGAAGCTGGAGGGCTTCCTCGAAGTCGTGAAGAAGTGGGACGTCGAGACGAGCGTGCTCGGCGAGGTCACCGACACCGGCCGGCTGTCGATCACCTGGCGCGGCCAGGAGATCGTCAACGTCGACCCGCGCACCGTCGCGGTCGACGGCCCGGTCTACGAGCGGCCGGTCGCCTACCCGACCTGGATCGACGCGCTGCAGGCCGACACCGCCGCTCGCCTCGAGCGGCCGGCGACGCCTGAGGAGATCCGCGAGCAGTTCCTGAAGCTGGTCGGCTCGGCGAACCAGGCGGATGCCGCGTGGGTGACGAGCCAGTACGACTCGTACGTGCTCGGCAACACCGCGCTCGGCGCCCCCGACGACGCCGGCATGATCCGCGTCGACGAGGAGTCGGGGCTGGGCGTCTCGGTCGCGACCGACGCGAACGGCCGCTACTCGCAGCTCGACCCGCGCCAGGGCGCGAAGCTCGCCCTCGCGGAGGCGTACCGCAACGTCGCCGTTACGGGCGCGGTTCCGATGGGCGTCTCCGACTGCCTGAACTTCGGCTCGCCCGAGAACCCAGAGGTCATGTGGCAGTTCTCCGAGACGATCGAGGGACTGTCCGATGGATGCCTCGAGCTCGGCATCCCCGTCACCGGCGGCAACGTCTCGTTCTACAACCAGACCGGCGACGTGCCGATCCACCCGACTCCGGTCATCGCCGTGCTCGGCGTCATCGACGACGTGGCGCGCCGCGTCCCGAGCGGCTGGCAGGACGACGGCCACAACATCTACCTGCTGGGCGACACGCGTGCCGAGCTCGACGGCTCGGCCTGGGCCGGAGTCGTGCATGGTCACCTCGGCGGCCGGCCTCCGGCCGTGGACCTCGCCGCCGAGCAGCGCCTGGCGGAACTCCTCCGGGCGGCCTCGCTCGAGGGCCTCATCGACTCGGCGCACGACCTCTCCGACGGCGGCCTCGCGATCGCCCTCGCCGAGGCGGTCTCCCGCTTCGGCATCGGCGCGCGCGTCTTCCTCGGCGAGGTCGTCGAGGACGCCGGCATCGACCTCGCGACGGCGCTGTTCTCCGAGTCCGCGGGCCGGGTCATCGTGACCGTTCCCCGCGAGGACGACGTGAAGTTCCAGGGCCTCTGCGAAGGGCGCGGCTACCCGGTGCGCCGCATCGGCGTGACGGATGCCGCGTCGGGCGCCCTCGAGGTGCAGGACGCCTTCACCGTCACGATCGACGAGCTCCGCACCGTCAACCGGGCCCCGCTCGCCAACGCGTTCGGCCCGGTCGTCGGGTACTGA
- a CDS encoding DUF3817 domain-containing protein, with protein sequence MTPKRLFRALAFAEAVTWTILIVAMILKYAAGVDDAVLVGGSIHGFVFLAYAFSVVLVGVNQRWSVGLMALGVVTAIVPYATIPFEPWLVRHGRLDGAWRSEASDHPADGNWVNRMLRWFLARPVLLTVVAVVGIAAVFAALLVIGPPGGRKA encoded by the coding sequence GTGACCCCCAAGCGCCTCTTCCGTGCCCTCGCTTTCGCCGAGGCCGTCACCTGGACGATCCTCATCGTCGCGATGATCCTGAAGTACGCCGCCGGCGTCGACGACGCGGTCCTCGTGGGCGGGTCGATCCACGGCTTCGTCTTCCTCGCGTACGCGTTCAGCGTCGTGCTCGTCGGCGTCAATCAGCGGTGGAGCGTCGGACTCATGGCGCTCGGCGTCGTGACGGCAATCGTGCCGTACGCGACGATCCCGTTCGAGCCGTGGCTCGTGCGGCACGGCCGACTCGACGGCGCCTGGCGCAGCGAGGCATCCGATCACCCCGCGGACGGCAACTGGGTGAACCGGATGCTGCGCTGGTTCCTCGCCCGACCGGTGCTGCTCACCGTCGTCGCCGTCGTCGGCATCGCCGCCGTCTTCGCGGCGCTCCTCGTCATCGGCCCGCCCGGAGGCCGCAAGGCATGA
- a CDS encoding adenine phosphoribosyltransferase — protein MNAPDSDARALVESHLALIPDFPEPGILFRDLTPVFADGPAFHALSEALTAPFAGTFDHLGGVEARGFLLAGAASALCGAGVLTVRKAGKLPRAVLREEYALEYGTAALEVHEGELPPGSRVLIVDDVLATGGTVGAAARLIERAGWVVAGISVAIELVDLGGREALGDRYEVRSLLQY, from the coding sequence GTGAACGCGCCCGATTCCGACGCCCGCGCCCTGGTCGAGTCCCACCTCGCGCTGATCCCCGACTTCCCCGAGCCGGGCATCCTGTTCCGCGACCTGACGCCGGTGTTCGCCGACGGTCCCGCGTTCCACGCCCTCTCCGAGGCGCTCACCGCGCCGTTCGCCGGCACCTTCGACCACCTCGGCGGCGTCGAGGCCCGCGGCTTCCTGCTCGCCGGCGCCGCGTCGGCGCTGTGCGGCGCCGGCGTGCTGACCGTCCGCAAGGCGGGCAAGCTGCCCCGCGCCGTCCTCCGCGAGGAGTACGCGCTCGAGTACGGCACCGCCGCGCTCGAGGTGCACGAGGGCGAGCTGCCGCCCGGTTCGCGGGTGCTGATCGTCGACGATGTACTGGCGACCGGCGGTACCGTGGGCGCCGCAGCGCGGCTCATCGAACGCGCCGGCTGGGTGGTCGCGGGCATCTCCGTCGCGATCGAGCTCGTCGACCTCGGCGGCCGTGAGGCGCTCGGCGACCGCTACGAGGTCCGGAGCCTGCTGCAGTACTGA
- a CDS encoding tetratricopeptide repeat protein → MADASPALLERLREIFDARDRANMQPTIDAFLAVLDEHPDVPEVLYEVGGAYDTAGEEDTALGYYERALAAGLTGETLRKCLLQQGSTLRVLGRFDESVAVLDRARAEFPDSDSVRLAHALSLHAAGRSDGAVAELMELVLDRVRTPEVLRYEASMRGNAAYLAGLDAAR, encoded by the coding sequence ATGGCCGACGCATCCCCCGCCCTGCTCGAGCGCCTGCGCGAGATCTTCGACGCCCGCGACCGCGCGAACATGCAGCCCACGATCGACGCGTTCCTCGCCGTCCTCGACGAGCACCCCGACGTGCCCGAGGTGCTCTACGAGGTGGGCGGCGCGTACGACACGGCGGGTGAGGAGGACACCGCGCTCGGTTACTACGAGCGTGCCCTCGCCGCGGGTCTCACCGGCGAGACGCTGCGGAAGTGCCTGCTCCAGCAGGGCAGCACGCTCCGGGTGCTCGGCCGCTTCGACGAGTCGGTCGCCGTGCTCGACCGGGCACGCGCCGAGTTCCCCGACTCCGACTCGGTGCGGCTCGCGCACGCGCTCAGCCTGCACGCCGCCGGCCGCAGCGACGGCGCGGTCGCGGAGCTCATGGAACTCGTGCTCGACCGGGTGCGCACGCCCGAGGTGCTGCGGTACGAGGCATCCATGCGGGGCAATGCGGCGTACCTCGCAGGTCTCGACGCGGCGCGCTGA
- a CDS encoding Fur family transcriptional regulator, whose product MSTAPASTSTALADAERHLRAAGLKVTAPRLAVLDAVTGNGHLDAEAVHERIRADLPGTSLQSVYNVLGALHGAGLLRRIEPAGSPALYESRIGDNHHHVVCTRCHAVADIDCVVGEPPCLVPADAGGFAIHTAEVTFWGLCAECRQVPPA is encoded by the coding sequence ATGAGCACCGCCCCCGCATCGACGTCGACGGCGCTCGCCGACGCCGAGCGGCACCTGCGCGCCGCCGGCCTCAAAGTGACCGCGCCGCGCCTGGCGGTGCTCGACGCCGTCACCGGCAACGGGCATCTCGACGCCGAGGCGGTGCACGAGCGCATCCGCGCCGACCTGCCCGGCACCTCGCTCCAGTCGGTCTACAACGTGCTCGGCGCCTTGCACGGCGCAGGCCTCCTCCGCCGCATCGAGCCTGCCGGCTCGCCGGCGCTCTACGAGAGCCGCATCGGCGACAACCACCACCACGTCGTCTGCACGCGCTGCCACGCCGTCGCCGACATCGACTGCGTCGTCGGTGAACCGCCGTGCCTCGTGCCCGCCGACGCGGGCGGCTTCGCCATCCACACCGCAGAAGTCACCTTCTGGGGCCTCTGCGCCGAATGCCGGCAGGTGCCGCCGGCGTAG
- a CDS encoding catalase, with translation MSNSTTPPTTTQTGTPVASDAHSLTVGADGATVLHDRYLVEKLAQFNRERIPERIVHAKGGGAFGRFEVTADVSAYTRAAVFQPGTESETLLRFSSVAGEQGSPDTWRDVRGFSLKFYTAEGNYDIVGNNTPVFFIRDAIKFPDFIHSQKRLPGSGLRNADMQWDFWTLSPESAHQVTYLMGDRGLPKSWREMQGYGSHTYQWTNAEGERFWVKYHFRSQQGDLHLDAETAEAIAGADADYYRRDLYEAIERGEFPKWDLFVQVMPYEDAKTYRFNPFDLTKVWPHADYPLIPVGTLTLDRNPQNFFAEIEQAAFSPANTVPGIGISPDKMLMARVFSYPDAQRYRVGTNYNQLPVNAPHAAPVHNYSQDGAQRHHFNAPNVPVYAPNSFGGPVADAAVAGEGSWEGDGELVRTAYTLRAEDSDFGQAGTLYREVYSDEAKARLQRTLAGQASAITIDEIRERFFQYWTNVDAELGAAVHAAYQAGVNADAPQQPEADGAAA, from the coding sequence ATGTCGAACTCCACGACCCCGCCCACCACCACGCAGACCGGCACGCCCGTCGCGAGCGACGCGCACTCGCTCACCGTCGGCGCCGACGGCGCGACGGTGCTGCACGATCGGTACCTCGTCGAGAAGCTCGCCCAGTTCAACCGCGAGCGCATCCCCGAGCGGATCGTGCACGCGAAGGGCGGCGGCGCGTTCGGCCGCTTCGAGGTGACGGCGGATGTCTCGGCCTACACCCGCGCGGCCGTCTTCCAGCCCGGTACCGAGTCCGAGACGCTGCTGCGCTTCTCGTCGGTCGCGGGCGAGCAGGGATCGCCCGACACCTGGCGCGACGTGCGCGGGTTCTCGCTGAAGTTCTACACGGCCGAGGGCAACTACGACATCGTCGGCAACAACACCCCGGTGTTCTTCATCCGCGACGCGATCAAGTTCCCCGACTTCATCCACTCGCAGAAGCGTCTGCCGGGCTCGGGCCTGCGCAACGCCGACATGCAGTGGGACTTCTGGACCCTGTCGCCCGAGTCGGCGCACCAGGTGACCTACCTCATGGGCGACCGCGGCCTGCCGAAGTCGTGGCGCGAGATGCAGGGCTACGGCTCGCACACGTACCAGTGGACCAACGCCGAGGGTGAGCGGTTCTGGGTGAAGTACCACTTCCGGTCGCAGCAGGGCGACCTGCACCTCGACGCCGAGACCGCTGAGGCCATCGCCGGCGCCGACGCGGACTACTACCGCCGCGACCTGTACGAGGCGATCGAGCGGGGCGAGTTCCCGAAGTGGGACCTGTTCGTGCAGGTCATGCCGTACGAGGACGCCAAGACGTACCGGTTCAACCCGTTCGACCTCACCAAAGTGTGGCCGCACGCCGACTACCCGCTCATCCCGGTCGGCACGCTGACGCTCGACCGCAACCCGCAGAACTTCTTCGCGGAGATCGAGCAGGCGGCGTTCTCGCCCGCGAACACGGTGCCCGGCATCGGCATCAGCCCCGACAAGATGCTGATGGCGCGCGTGTTCAGCTACCCCGACGCGCAGCGCTACCGCGTGGGCACGAACTACAACCAGCTGCCGGTGAACGCACCGCACGCGGCGCCGGTGCACAACTACTCGCAGGACGGCGCGCAGCGGCACCACTTCAACGCGCCCAACGTGCCCGTCTACGCGCCGAACTCGTTCGGCGGCCCGGTCGCCGACGCGGCCGTCGCGGGCGAGGGCTCGTGGGAGGGTGACGGCGAGCTCGTGCGCACGGCGTACACGCTCCGCGCCGAGGACTCCGACTTCGGCCAGGCCGGCACGCTCTACCGCGAGGTCTACTCGGACGAGGCGAAGGCGCGCCTCCAGCGGACCCTCGCCGGCCAGGCGAGCGCGATCACGATCGACGAGATCCGCGAGCGCTTCTTCCAGTACTGGACGAACGTCGACGCCGAGCTCGGTGCCGCCGTGCACGCGGCCTACCAGGCAGGCGTGAACGCGGATGCCCCGCAGCAGCCGGAGGCCGACGGCGCCGCGGCGTAG
- a CDS encoding M14 family zinc carboxypeptidase, producing MHTGVTPHHRRRTTTITAAAVLALTAPLTAAAPAIADANFPSPEGSTNISSIATYDDLVAELGKLEQTSRFGVDVFTLAEAGTAVSTSEQGRDLYVATVGDGPEHVWLQGRIHGNEPYGTESLLAVLKELGTNGSADATLLRDTYTFHVIPMYNPDGSEANIRHTILQDGSERRIDLNRDWGEGKFAAAESEAFYEYWTMVDPAFAVDIHHQGLKTERGDGDEVTLSLGVSLAPGGPTLPGIEGSAYDVLTRQMQVHVYDELSKYGSINIDRYDVGRGIEIDIKGGVVSAMMLGLNHDGLNPEGHSNPAIFFETSGNTSDGSLGQKARGKSIQQNVRALTELLVGMATGEVQQEDPARWDEIPHAPVTAYQTDDGVIPASF from the coding sequence ATGCACACTGGCGTCACGCCGCACCACCGCCGTCGCACCACCACCATCACGGCAGCAGCAGTCCTCGCACTCACCGCCCCGCTCACCGCGGCCGCACCCGCCATCGCCGACGCGAACTTCCCGTCGCCCGAGGGCAGCACGAACATCTCCTCCATCGCCACCTACGACGACCTCGTCGCCGAACTCGGCAAGCTCGAGCAGACCTCGCGCTTCGGCGTCGACGTCTTCACCCTCGCCGAAGCCGGCACGGCGGTCTCCACGTCGGAGCAGGGCCGCGACCTCTACGTCGCCACGGTCGGCGACGGGCCGGAGCACGTGTGGCTGCAGGGCCGCATCCATGGCAACGAGCCGTACGGCACCGAGTCGCTGCTCGCCGTGCTGAAGGAGCTCGGCACCAACGGCTCGGCCGACGCGACCCTGCTGCGCGACACCTACACGTTCCACGTCATCCCGATGTACAACCCCGACGGGTCTGAGGCGAACATCCGCCACACGATCCTGCAGGACGGCAGCGAGCGGCGCATCGACCTCAACCGGGACTGGGGCGAGGGCAAGTTCGCGGCCGCCGAGTCGGAGGCCTTCTACGAGTACTGGACCATGGTCGACCCGGCGTTCGCGGTCGACATCCACCACCAGGGTCTCAAGACCGAGCGCGGCGACGGCGACGAGGTAACCCTCTCGCTCGGCGTCTCGCTCGCCCCGGGCGGGCCCACGCTGCCCGGCATCGAGGGAAGCGCCTACGACGTGCTCACCCGGCAGATGCAGGTGCACGTCTACGACGAGCTCTCGAAGTACGGCTCCATCAACATCGACCGGTACGACGTCGGCCGCGGCATCGAGATCGACATCAAGGGCGGCGTCGTGTCGGCCATGATGCTCGGCCTGAACCACGACGGGCTGAACCCCGAGGGCCACAGCAACCCGGCGATCTTCTTCGAGACCAGCGGCAACACCAGCGACGGCAGCCTTGGCCAGAAGGCCCGCGGCAAGTCGATCCAGCAGAACGTGCGGGCGCTCACCGAGCTGCTCGTCGGCATGGCCACCGGCGAGGTGCAGCAGGAGGACCCGGCTCGCTGGGACGAGATCCCGCATGCTCCGGTGACCGCCTACCAGACCGACGACGGGGTCATCCCGGCGTCGTTCTGA
- the purQ gene encoding phosphoribosylformylglycinamidine synthase subunit PurQ has protein sequence MRIGVITFPGSLDDRDAQRAVRLAGGEPVALWHGSHDLDGVDALILPGGFSYGDYLRCGAIASLSPIMTEVIDAANRGMPVLGICNGFQMLTEAHLLEGGLIRNDHGSFICRDQVLRVENASTDWTSGFEAGQEITIPLKNGEGGFIASDETLDRLEGEGRVVFRYVDVNPNGSLRDIAGITNERGNVVGLMPHPEHAVEPGFGPDTAAAMRSGVDGLAFFTSVIRRSLVEA, from the coding sequence ATGCGCATCGGCGTCATCACCTTCCCCGGCTCGCTCGACGACCGCGACGCGCAGCGCGCGGTCCGCCTGGCCGGCGGCGAGCCCGTCGCCCTCTGGCACGGCTCGCACGACCTCGACGGCGTCGACGCGCTCATCCTGCCCGGCGGCTTCAGCTACGGCGACTACCTCCGCTGCGGCGCGATCGCGTCGCTCAGCCCGATCATGACCGAGGTCATCGACGCGGCGAACCGCGGCATGCCGGTCCTCGGCATCTGCAACGGCTTCCAGATGCTCACCGAGGCGCACCTGCTCGAGGGCGGGCTCATCCGCAACGACCACGGCTCGTTCATCTGCCGCGACCAGGTGCTGCGCGTCGAGAACGCGTCGACCGACTGGACCAGCGGCTTCGAGGCGGGTCAGGAGATCACGATCCCGCTGAAGAACGGCGAGGGCGGATTCATCGCCTCCGACGAGACGCTCGACCGGCTCGAGGGCGAGGGCCGCGTGGTGTTCCGCTACGTCGACGTGAACCCCAACGGCTCGCTCCGCGACATCGCCGGCATCACCAACGAGCGCGGCAACGTCGTCGGCCTCATGCCGCACCCCGAGCACGCGGTCGAGCCCGGCTTCGGCCCCGACACGGCCGCCGCGATGCGGTCGGGCGTCGACGGGCTCGCATTCTTCACCAGCGTCATCCGCCGCAGCCTCGTCGAGGCGTAG
- the purS gene encoding phosphoribosylformylglycinamidine synthase subunit PurS, protein MPTIVVDVMPKAELLDPQGKAVAGALARTGHAGISGVRVGKRFELTVDGPVDDALKASVQQIAEEILSNSVIEDVVGIHYEISNAELAEEAAGEASTAAGFTAPAGETH, encoded by the coding sequence GTGCCCACCATCGTCGTCGACGTGATGCCCAAGGCCGAACTGCTCGACCCCCAGGGGAAGGCGGTCGCCGGCGCCCTCGCCCGCACCGGACACGCCGGCATCAGCGGCGTCCGCGTCGGCAAGCGCTTCGAACTCACCGTCGACGGACCGGTCGACGACGCACTCAAGGCGTCGGTGCAGCAGATCGCCGAGGAGATCCTCTCCAACTCCGTCATCGAAGACGTCGTGGGCATCCACTACGAGATCTCGAACGCCGAGCTGGCCGAGGAGGCCGCGGGCGAGGCATCCACCGCAGCCGGCTTCACCGCCCCCGCCGGCGAGACGCACTGA
- a CDS encoding aminotransferase class V-fold PLP-dependent enzyme: MSLDPLLAYARRMDRADGLAHYRKRFAGHDTDLVYFDGNSLGRPPVAAIERMQRFMTEEWGGRLIRGWDEAWLQLPTEIGDRIGRAVIEAKAGQTVIGDSTTVLLYKLARAAVDAQLARDPERREIVLDTDNFPTDRYVLDGIARERGLRLRWIDVDLTAGVTPEQLAEVAGPQTALVVLSHVAYRSAYLADARELTRIAHDAGALILWDLCHSAGSVPIRADAWGFDLAVGCTYKYLNGGPGSPAFAYVRDDLQRVLTQPIQGWFGSADQFAMGPAYEPVRGIRRFLSGTSPILAMLPMDETLAMIEEAGIAAIRTKSVALTQYAIELAEAWLAPHGVTLASPADPDERGGHITLHHEAMREVTARLWQRDVIPDYRDPGGLRIGLSPLSTSYEEVHRGLDAARAVLREVLAERAGLA; the protein is encoded by the coding sequence ATGAGCCTCGACCCCCTGCTCGCGTACGCCCGCCGAATGGACCGCGCCGACGGGCTCGCCCACTACCGCAAGCGCTTCGCCGGTCACGACACCGACCTCGTCTACTTCGACGGCAACTCCCTCGGCCGGCCGCCGGTCGCGGCCATCGAGCGCATGCAGCGCTTCATGACCGAGGAGTGGGGCGGCCGGCTCATCCGAGGCTGGGACGAAGCCTGGCTGCAGCTGCCGACCGAGATCGGCGACCGGATCGGCCGCGCCGTGATCGAGGCCAAGGCCGGTCAGACCGTCATCGGCGACTCGACGACCGTGTTGCTCTACAAGCTCGCGCGCGCCGCGGTGGATGCCCAGCTCGCGCGCGATCCCGAACGGCGCGAGATCGTCCTCGACACCGACAATTTCCCCACCGACCGCTACGTGCTCGACGGCATCGCCCGCGAGCGCGGGCTCCGTCTGCGGTGGATCGACGTCGACCTCACCGCCGGGGTCACGCCCGAACAGCTCGCCGAGGTCGCGGGCCCGCAGACCGCCCTCGTGGTGCTGTCGCACGTCGCCTACCGTTCGGCGTACCTCGCCGACGCCCGCGAGCTCACCCGCATCGCACACGACGCCGGCGCACTCATCCTCTGGGACCTCTGCCATTCGGCCGGGTCGGTGCCGATCCGCGCCGACGCGTGGGGCTTCGACCTCGCCGTGGGCTGCACCTACAAGTACCTGAACGGCGGGCCGGGGTCGCCTGCCTTCGCGTACGTGCGCGACGACCTGCAGCGCGTGCTCACCCAGCCCATCCAGGGCTGGTTCGGCTCGGCCGACCAGTTCGCCATGGGACCCGCCTACGAGCCGGTGCGCGGGATTCGCCGATTCCTCTCCGGCACCTCGCCGATCCTCGCCATGCTGCCGATGGACGAAACGCTCGCGATGATCGAGGAAGCCGGCATCGCGGCGATCCGCACGAAGTCCGTCGCGCTCACCCAGTACGCGATCGAGCTCGCCGAGGCCTGGCTGGCACCGCACGGCGTGACGCTCGCCTCGCCCGCCGACCCCGACGAGCGCGGCGGCCACATCACGCTGCACCACGAGGCCATGCGCGAGGTCACCGCGAGGCTCTGGCAGCGCGACGTCATCCCCGACTACCGCGATCCGGGCGGCCTCCGCATCGGCCTCTCGCCCCTGTCGACGAGCTACGAAGAGGTCCATCGCGGGCTCGACGCCGCTCGCGCGGTGCTCCGCGAGGTGCTCGCCGAGCGCGCCGGACTGGCCTGA
- a CDS encoding amidohydrolase family protein → MPRPAAPHDPVDLGPLARPVRRSLNGDHPGETGTALPALIDHHVHLEMVHPERLPGGGIAGVVDLGANPAVVARLAAADGLPAIRFAGQFLTAPGGYPGGRWWLRDGSLREVPAGPPPAATGSLPGPAELAVDEQAVFGASVVKVVLNADAGPVFDDATLAAIVRAAHERGLGVAVHAEGDGTARRAIDAGADVLVHTPWTEALPDELLASAAAAAGQAWISTLDIHARDGVPGDLDRAVSNLRRFREAGGRVLYGTDLGNGDLPDGVNGRELDALVAAGLDAHALIEALTDPWPAADREAWGLDGVVTFVAGPPPATLAEVPAWLAGARLLPAEELEELDP, encoded by the coding sequence ATGCCTCGACCCGCCGCACCCCACGACCCGGTCGACCTCGGACCGCTCGCCCGCCCCGTGCGACGATCGCTCAACGGCGACCACCCCGGAGAGACCGGCACCGCGCTGCCGGCGCTGATCGACCACCACGTGCACCTCGAGATGGTGCACCCCGAGCGTCTGCCGGGCGGAGGTATCGCGGGCGTCGTCGACCTCGGGGCGAACCCGGCGGTCGTGGCGCGGCTGGCCGCCGCCGACGGCCTGCCCGCCATCCGGTTCGCGGGACAGTTCCTCACCGCGCCGGGCGGCTACCCCGGCGGGCGGTGGTGGCTCCGCGACGGCAGTCTCAGAGAGGTGCCGGCCGGCCCCCCTCCGGCGGCGACCGGCTCGCTGCCCGGCCCCGCGGAGCTCGCGGTCGACGAGCAGGCCGTGTTCGGGGCATCCGTGGTCAAGGTCGTGCTGAACGCCGACGCCGGACCCGTCTTCGACGACGCCACGCTCGCCGCGATCGTCCGTGCGGCGCACGAGCGGGGGCTCGGCGTCGCGGTGCACGCGGAGGGCGACGGCACGGCGCGCCGCGCGATCGACGCCGGCGCGGACGTGCTGGTCCACACGCCGTGGACCGAGGCGCTGCCCGACGAGCTGCTCGCGAGCGCCGCGGCGGCGGCGGGGCAGGCGTGGATCTCGACCCTCGACATCCACGCGCGCGACGGCGTCCCCGGCGACCTCGACCGGGCCGTGTCGAACCTCCGCCGCTTCCGCGAGGCCGGCGGCCGGGTGCTCTACGGCACCGATCTCGGCAACGGCGATCTGCCCGACGGCGTGAACGGCCGCGAACTCGACGCGCTCGTCGCCGCCGGTCTCGACGCGCACGCCCTCATCGAGGCGCTCACCGACCCGTGGCCCGCGGCCGACCGCGAGGCGTGGGGACTCGACGGGGTGGTGACCTTCGTCGCCGGTCCGCCGCCCGCCACGCTCGCCGAGGTGCCGGCCTGGCTCGCCGGCGCCCGCCTGCTGCCCGCCGAAGAACTGGAGGAGCTCGACCCATGA